CTACAACCCTTGGGAAAGGCCGTGGCACTCGTAATGTCGATTACCGGATATTCGGTATCGGGGGTTATTTCATTCTCCTTACTACAGCCGCCAAGCAACAGCAAAGTGCCTAAAACAACCGTCACGGAAAAGCTTCTGGTTTTCATATGCATTAGAAAATGGCTTGGTTTTGCTGCCCAATAGTGGCAGAGCCAGGTCGTTTGGATTCGGGGAAGCAGGTTTGCCGGCTATGGCAAACCTGCGTTGACGGCCTACTTAATCTCAACAGGAACTTCGATGTACTGGAAGAAGCTCATGTTGTAGGTCGTGTTTTTATAGATCACCCCATAATAATACGTACCTGATTCCCAGGCTTTAGCACCGCTGACCGGGCTGGGCGATGGCGTATTGTTGTCATTGGCGGCTCCGATGGCAAAAGCCGGGAAGACGCGGATCGGTTTAAACGACACCAGATCAAACGTAGCATTAGAAAAATCGCCTACCGTTGCCATGCCTTTGTGCTCGAGGACATCATAGACAATGGCTTTGCTGAAGTCAATTTTATCGATTGACTCGGGGCGGTGGTTATGCTTCTTGTTGATTAACAGCAGGTACATCTTACCATCACCTTTCACTCCGGAGATGGTGGCCTGCGTTTTGATCGTGTCCCCTTTTATTAATGCCTGACCTGGCGTGATGAAGGCTCCATTGCGGTAATACCGTGCGTTGTTACGGTAGGTAAGAAAAATCGAGAGAACAGGGTTAACGGGCAGATTTTTCTCCAGGTAGAGAGCAACATTCCGTTTCTCTTCCAGCTTAGTACCGTTCTGATCCTTAACAATAATCAGAAAGTCATACTTGCCTTCGGGTGCGTCGGCTGGAATATCAAAGTGCTTATGCACCGTGGCATTTTTGACACCCTGATAGCTGTCGGTCCAGGTGATCTCATGTTGCCAGGCTTTGGCGTAGGTTTCTCCGGCCTTTGGTAGAATTTTAATTTGTACGTTTTCGATCTTGTCGCCGGCCAATACTTCGACGTTCAAATGAAAATCTTTGCCAATCACCCCGATTTCGTTGTTGCCCAGACCAATCTCCACATTGGAAACCGTCGGTATGGGCAGCGCGGGTTCTTCGTCTTTTTTACAGGCGGTAAAGGTGGCGGCACAAAGCAGAAAGGCAAAAATGGTGCGGCTTAGGTGGGCAAATCGTTGGTTGACTTGTCGATTCATGGTTGTACTGATTACTAGTTTATTTTAATTTGGTTGTAAGCAATGAGAAGGGGATGGTAAGCGACAGAATGATGTTCCGCCCGGCTTCGGGTAGTTCAATCAACCGGTAGAAGCTGGTGTGGTTAAAATACCTGGTGTTGAGCAGGTTTTGCGCCTGGAGGCTGATCCTGACCGGCTGGCTATACAAATGCAGGTGCGTACCAGCCTGTAGATTGATCACGCCATATCCCGGCGTTTTCTTCTCAGGTGGCACAATCCGGTTCTGGGCAGCCGACAACCGGTAGTCTACTGAGAAATACGTGTTGTGTACCTTACCGCTAAGGGTAGGCGACCAGGTCAGGTTGAACAATACTGAGGCCGGGGGCGAAAACGGAAGTGTATAGCCCTGCTTCTCGCCCGATAGCTGCCGGGCATACACGTATTCGCCCAGTAACTCCGTGCTAAGGGTACTGAGTAACCTGTATTTCAGCTGGATTTCCCCGCCATAGCGCATAACCCGGCTTTGTGCATAATGAAACACCTGGTTTCCCGCTCCGTAAAAGTAGTCGTGCTGGGCCGTGGGATTCAGGTAGATGTAATTAGGGAAGTAGTTGTAAAATGGACTGAGCTGCACCGTTACCTTACTGGTAGTCACACTTACGCTCAGGTCAGCCTGGTAAGACTGCTCCGGGGAAAGCGTTGGATCACCCCGCTCGTAGCTGAAATAATGGTAGTTGACCCCGTTGGCTGATAGCTCTTTGGCAATGGGCATTCGAAAGCTCTTACCCAGGTTCGCTTTGAGGGCAAACGTTTCCCGGTTGTAGTTTACCCCTACCGACCAGACCATACTCCGAAACGTGCGGGTAAGTTCTTCGGCGCGGTTCAATCGCTGTGAAACGGTCGTGGTACCGGTCGTCACCGTTGAGGGGAACCAGTCGGTATAGGGCAACAGGTGAATCTGACCGTAGTCGAACCGGAGCGCCCCGTGCAGCACCAGTTGGTCGCTGAGCCGTACTTTATCGTACCCAAACACGCCCGATGTCGTTTGCGTAAAGGCGGGTACCAGAAAACTCCAGCCCCCGATCCGGTTCTGCTGCCGCTCGCCCGTAAACCCCACGGTCAGCGTGTGCCGGCCCAGACTCAGCTCGTCGCGTCCGTTGATGGAATACACGTGTTTGTCGAACTGACGCTCCAGGGTAGGGGAAATTGCCAGCGTGTCGGGGTAGACTGGCGGCATATAGCCGTGGTTGACATACTGACTGAATTCCTGCCGAAAATTATGCTGGTAGCCCAGTTCCAGCGACAGTCGGTGGTTTCCCTTAGTATACTCGCTTCGGTTGATGAGCTTGTCATGGGCTACCTGCTGGCTGGGCATCAGTATATCCCGATCCGAGCGGTCGTGTAATTCGCGATCTACCCGACGGGGTTCCAGCCCGTGCGCATTGGCAAAAAAACCGCTTTGGCTATAGGTATGGCTGACGTAAACGATGGAGCTGAAATGATCGTTGAGGTAACCCATGTTCAGGTGCATCCCGGTTTCACGTCCGGCCGTGTTGCGCAGGCGTTTTTTGTCCAGGTCAACGGCATAGTCATACACGTATACCCGGTCGGTCGGCACGCGGTAGTCGCCGTAGCGCTGTCCGGTGAACCGCGCATCAACGAACCAGCGCTGTGTGCGGCCAAACAGATTGATCGATGTACCGTAGAGATTATTGTTGGTTTTTCCGATTAGATCGACCGAGCCGCCTAGCGTGTGCGGGGCCGGTGACGGAACGGGTTTTACGTCGATGGCCCCACCGATTGCGTCCGAACCGTACAGAAACGAGGCTGCTCCTTTTAGCAACTGCACCTCGCCGGCGGCAAACTGATCGAGTTCCAGTCCGTGGTCAGCCCCCCACTGCTGCCCTTCGTGTTTTACACCTTTATCCACAACGACTATCCGGTTAAACCCCATCCCCCGAATCAGAGGCTTCGACTGCCCCGACCCGATGCCGATCGTTTTGACCCCTGGTAAGCGTTCCAGCGATTTCATCAGGCTTCCGCCCAAGTAGCGCTGAATAAAGTCTGGGTTGACCACTTCCAGATTAAGCGACTCATCCCGTTTTCGGGCCTGGGTGTAATCGCCTTTCACAACTACTTCCCCAAGTTGCGTTTGGGCAGGTCGAAGAATCAGTGGAATAACGACATGACTTCGCCGAATGGTAACGGAAAAGCTAAGCGTTTGATAGTCAGATAGCTCCGTAGTTAACTGGTAAAACCCCGGAGACAAGTCTATAAACTGAAACGCGCCCGTTGAATCCGTCAGCGTCGATAATGACCGGTTGGCGAGAGTCAGCCTGACGCCGACTATTGGCTGCTGCTTGGTATCCAGCACCTGCCCCGACAAGCGGTACGTTTGCGCCTGCGCCTGATTTATAAGGAGTATAAGCCAGCCAAAAACCAGTTGTATGTAAAGCAACCGGTTCATTTACAAGTTATCAGACAGAATGAATATATGCATCATTGTTGCAAATATAATCTATTCGCCTGTTTTTGCAACAATGATGCATTTAGATTGATTACGAATGGGCCATGTTATAAGAACGCTAAACTTGTTTCAGGTACGTCAGCTATTACATGGCAGCCACTCGTGCTGTTGAACAGCGGATCGGTACATGTAGGCGTCATCATCCCGTTACTCCGAGAACCCCGAATCTGCCGGGTTCGTAATCTGCCAGACAGGTTCTTTGGTAAAACACTGACGCAGCATTTTCTCGAAGCCTGCCGGTTTGAGCAACTTGCCGATAAACACAAGGCGACTAAGGCGCGGCTCGTCGTTTTCCCAGGTGGCTCCGTCGATCATCGTCAGGTTTTTGCCTACCGACTGAATAATCCAGCGTTGCGGACGGCTGGCATCGTAAATGATCCCTTTAACGCGGTAGATACCCTTGCCCTGAAACAGTAACAGCATGGTTAGCCGGTGGTGAAGCTGGATCAGATCGAAGGATTCTCCGAAGCGGAAACTCAGCGAAACAATATCACTGTGCCGGTGATGATGGTGGCGATGCGGCAACGTACCCAGCGGACGCGGGCGGTTCGCAGGGGTTGGCGGTGAACCGGGGAAGGTTAGCCGTGGAGTCGCTTTGGCCGGTACAAAGCGGGCCGGTTGCAGAGCGATGGCCGTTTCCCGTTCGATGGCCATTAGTTCACGAATCGGGTAGTTTTCTTTCTGGCCGGTTAGTACCTGCGCGAATGGGTTAAGGCCCCGCAGCGTTTCGACCAGGCTGGCAAGGTACACGGCCGAAACCCGGTCCGTTTTGTTAATAAGCAACACGTCGCTGAAGGAAATCTGCTGGATGGCTTCTTCCGTATCGCGTAGCTGATCCTCAATGAGTTCGGCATCGACCAGGCAAATCACCCGTTTGAGCGTAAACACACGCTGCACCATCGGTAGCATCAGAAACGGAACCGCTACGCCCGCCGGATCGCCAATACCGGTGGTTTCGATAAGCAGCTCGTCGAAACTGTCGCGCCGGTCGTAGAGATCTTCCAGCACATCGAGCAAACTATCGTTCAGGGAGCAGCAGATGCAGCCGTCGCTCAACTCAATAATTTCTGCATCGGGCCGAAGCACAAGCTGTCCGTCAATACCTTCTTCGCCGTATTCGTTTTCGATCAGGGCAAAACGGGTTTGGGGCCGGTCGGCCATCAATGCGTTGAGTAGGGTGGTTTTGCCCGCCCCCAGAAAACCCGTTAGTAAGGTTACGTCTATTGGCATGGGTTTATTTGGCGTCTACCGTCTGGTGGTCCACCTCAGCGGCTTTCAGCAGGAAGTTATGTAAATCCGTATTTTTAACCAGGCCCGGTAACTGCTCACTTCCCGGACCCAACATGGCCAGTTCCACAAAGTCGGCGGTATGGTCCATACCAGCCCAACCCACCGACGTATGCGCCGTTTGCAGGGCAGCTAACTGCCGATACGGAAGTTTACGTGGATTGTACACACCCGTCTCATCCAACTGGGAGTAATGCGTCAACAAGCCAGCGGCTTCATCGGCTTTAATGACAATTCCCTGCGCGGCTTCGATCCGTTCAATCAGTTGAGCGGGTGTGCTGTCTTTGGAAATTCCGGTTAGAATCCACTCATTCGTATGCCGGAATTGCTGAATCCGGTCAAAATTAGCGTTGGCCTGCGGACCGTAGAGTAGAGCGGGATCTGAATTGCCGTGGTCCGTAGTGATGACCACCAGTGTATTCCCGTCGCGGTCGGCGAAGTCAACGGCTACCTGCACCGCATCGTCGAACGCTAACTGATCATACAACAGGGCTCCCACGTCGTTGGCGTGCGCTCCCCAGTCTACCTTACCGCCTTCCACCTGCAACACAAACCCGTTTTTATTGGCTTGCATCCGGCTGATAGCCGTGGAAGTCATTTCGGCCAGGGTCGGAATGGTTTTTTGCAGGTCGGTATTATTGGCCCGGTCAAGCGAATACGGTAATCCATCTTCGTGAAATACGCCCAGCAGCGGCTGGCCAGCTGGTGCCCCCAACATGGCCGCGCGGGTTTGCGCCACCTGATATCCCTGCTGGCTAAACTGACTGAATAAGTCTTTTTTATCGGCTCGTTTATCGGCACTGAACTGTTCGGTACCGCCCCCCATCATCACATCGAAACGCAGACCCAGGTATTGCTCAGCAATATCGGCCATGCTGCCCCGACTTTTGCTGTTGATGCAGAAACCGGCGGGCGTAGCGTGGGTGATGGGTACGGTCGTCACGCAGCCAACCGCCTTGCCTGCCTGTTTGAATTTCTGGAGGATCGGTCGGTGAGCCTGTCCATCGGGCCCTACGTTCAGGGCCCCATTGTTGACCCGTACGCCACCGCCCCAGGCCGAGGAAGCAGCCGCCGAATCCGTAATGAGGGAGGAAGCCGAAGCCGTATCCATCAAGGCTCGCCGTACTCGGTTGTTGCGGTATAAGCCTAACCAGTTGCTCGATCGGCCCTCTTTACGCTGCCGTAGCAGATCGGCCATATTCAGGGTACCGGTGCTCATGCCATCGCTAACCATAAAAATGATGTTCTGGGCCCGTTTGCCTTTGCTTGTTGACAAATTAGCCTCGGCAGCCCGGCCTGACCCGACCAGTGAGGTACTCAGGGCAGCGGCTGTTGTATTGCGGAAGAAATCTCGACGTTTCATTGATTTGGATCAGATTGCCGCAGCGGACGATCGCTGATGTGGCA
This window of the Spirosoma aerolatum genome carries:
- a CDS encoding DUF4625 domain-containing protein encodes the protein MNRQVNQRFAHLSRTIFAFLLCAATFTACKKDEEPALPIPTVSNVEIGLGNNEIGVIGKDFHLNVEVLAGDKIENVQIKILPKAGETYAKAWQHEITWTDSYQGVKNATVHKHFDIPADAPEGKYDFLIIVKDQNGTKLEEKRNVALYLEKNLPVNPVLSIFLTYRNNARYYRNGAFITPGQALIKGDTIKTQATISGVKGDGKMYLLLINKKHNHRPESIDKIDFSKAIVYDVLEHKGMATVGDFSNATFDLVSFKPIRVFPAFAIGAANDNNTPSPSPVSGAKAWESGTYYYGVIYKNTTYNMSFFQYIEVPVEIK
- a CDS encoding TonB-dependent receptor; this translates as MNRLLYIQLVFGWLILLINQAQAQTYRLSGQVLDTKQQPIVGVRLTLANRSLSTLTDSTGAFQFIDLSPGFYQLTTELSDYQTLSFSVTIRRSHVVIPLILRPAQTQLGEVVVKGDYTQARKRDESLNLEVVNPDFIQRYLGGSLMKSLERLPGVKTIGIGSGQSKPLIRGMGFNRIVVVDKGVKHEGQQWGADHGLELDQFAAGEVQLLKGAASFLYGSDAIGGAIDVKPVPSPAPHTLGGSVDLIGKTNNNLYGTSINLFGRTQRWFVDARFTGQRYGDYRVPTDRVYVYDYAVDLDKKRLRNTAGRETGMHLNMGYLNDHFSSIVYVSHTYSQSGFFANAHGLEPRRVDRELHDRSDRDILMPSQQVAHDKLINRSEYTKGNHRLSLELGYQHNFRQEFSQYVNHGYMPPVYPDTLAISPTLERQFDKHVYSINGRDELSLGRHTLTVGFTGERQQNRIGGWSFLVPAFTQTTSGVFGYDKVRLSDQLVLHGALRFDYGQIHLLPYTDWFPSTVTTGTTTVSQRLNRAEELTRTFRSMVWSVGVNYNRETFALKANLGKSFRMPIAKELSANGVNYHYFSYERGDPTLSPEQSYQADLSVSVTTSKVTVQLSPFYNYFPNYIYLNPTAQHDYFYGAGNQVFHYAQSRVMRYGGEIQLKYRLLSTLSTELLGEYVYARQLSGEKQGYTLPFSPPASVLFNLTWSPTLSGKVHNTYFSVDYRLSAAQNRIVPPEKKTPGYGVINLQAGTHLHLYSQPVRISLQAQNLLNTRYFNHTSFYRLIELPEAGRNIILSLTIPFSLLTTKLK
- a CDS encoding CobW family GTP-binding protein produces the protein MPIDVTLLTGFLGAGKTTLLNALMADRPQTRFALIENEYGEEGIDGQLVLRPDAEIIELSDGCICCSLNDSLLDVLEDLYDRRDSFDELLIETTGIGDPAGVAVPFLMLPMVQRVFTLKRVICLVDAELIEDQLRDTEEAIQQISFSDVLLINKTDRVSAVYLASLVETLRGLNPFAQVLTGQKENYPIRELMAIERETAIALQPARFVPAKATPRLTFPGSPPTPANRPRPLGTLPHRHHHHRHSDIVSLSFRFGESFDLIQLHHRLTMLLLFQGKGIYRVKGIIYDASRPQRWIIQSVGKNLTMIDGATWENDEPRLSRLVFIGKLLKPAGFEKMLRQCFTKEPVWQITNPADSGFSE
- a CDS encoding alkaline phosphatase — translated: MKRRDFFRNTTAAALSTSLVGSGRAAEANLSTSKGKRAQNIIFMVSDGMSTGTLNMADLLRQRKEGRSSNWLGLYRNNRVRRALMDTASASSLITDSAAASSAWGGGVRVNNGALNVGPDGQAHRPILQKFKQAGKAVGCVTTVPITHATPAGFCINSKSRGSMADIAEQYLGLRFDVMMGGGTEQFSADKRADKKDLFSQFSQQGYQVAQTRAAMLGAPAGQPLLGVFHEDGLPYSLDRANNTDLQKTIPTLAEMTSTAISRMQANKNGFVLQVEGGKVDWGAHANDVGALLYDQLAFDDAVQVAVDFADRDGNTLVVITTDHGNSDPALLYGPQANANFDRIQQFRHTNEWILTGISKDSTPAQLIERIEAAQGIVIKADEAAGLLTHYSQLDETGVYNPRKLPYRQLAALQTAHTSVGWAGMDHTADFVELAMLGPGSEQLPGLVKNTDLHNFLLKAAEVDHQTVDAK